GGAGCATACAGTACAGTCCTAAAGAGAGTTGTTTATTAATCTGGGGTTGAAGGTCAGCTGGGATTATCCCTATTTATCAGGGTTGGCTCCTCCCTCACTTTGAGGCATCTGCCGTATTTCCAGGTTGAGTGGTGGCTTCCTTGCCACTGAATCCTTGCTGTGCCAAAGCCCTGCAAGTCATTTCTGGTGAGTGGGTTTGGGTTCCTATATCCACAGTCTAGGGATTTGTTCATCTCCGGAGGCCTGAGGTAAGAGGCAGGTCAGGCAGAAATCATGTTGGTGGCAGTACTTTCTCTGCTTGCTGGGATGTGAGTTTTCTCAATTATGTTGGCAAAGAAGATGTTACAAAGGGAGTGCCCTGGGATCTGAGACCTATAGGATGGGGATGTTGTGGTTTCCTAGTGAGGAAGAGCTGGGAGAAAGTCTTGAAGGACAGATGTGGTGTTGAGAGAGGGATTCTAGGCAAGTTTGTCTAATTGTCAGCAGTTTTGGTACACAGAATCTAGGAAGTAGAGAGGAAGTCTACTGGAGAGAAATTTATGGAGAAAATGCTTtcccagaaaccctgtcttgctgtATGGAAATGAACTGCCAAGAAGTGCACTCAAGCTCCTTCTGGGCTGGGCTAGCAGACTTACTACAGGATTGGGGTCTGGCCCTGTCTCTTCTTATCACTAGTTTATTGTTGTAAACTGGGGAAAGGGTAATTAACTGTTCTTGGGGAGAGTTGGGGGAGTCTgttggagtccagctctgacctgtggAAGGGTTctttggggaaggagagaggaatgaggaagtgttAGATAGAAATACAGGAGGAGACgacaagaaagacacaggataactttgggagggccctgggtcaatacccagctgcctcaaggtttattccaaagggctttttatacaatgtcaaggggcaaggcaaaagatctccccctttaaagatcaaagcacattatacagccaagtgtaaacccttcaaaacacctggtaaacatgcccatggccaaatcatcccattatgcagcactgctgggtaaagcaagctcagattctttgaccctgagtaaggtctcactagagagcctctgtgggcccccataGAAAGTCATCCGTTCTAGTATAAAAATAGGATTTGGGCTGCAGGTGGTGTCCAAGGGTAGGTAGGCACTCACAATCTGTCTACCTGGGCCCTAGTGACCTCCCTCAGTAGGGCCGTCACTGCATGTTATGCTGTTAGGCCTATTTTTGTTAAAATACCAACTGCATAGTATCATAGGGAGTGCTTGCTTTTCAAAATACCCAAGTATGGACACTAGGAGTGAGTAATTCATCTGTACAATGTCTGTCCCCAACTTATAAGACAGAGGTCAGGTTGGTAATATATGTGCTGATTAACTGAAAAGGATGAGATAATCTTTCATGATTTTCTCCACACCAAGGGGAGGACCATGTTCCtgtttccatctttccttctcctgGGTGTGGTAACAGCATCTTATGCAGAGCCTGTAACTGAAGGTGTTCAAAGCTCCTGCCCTGTGATTGCCTGTAGTTCTCCATGCCTGAATGGCTTCCCAGGCAAGGATGGACGGGATGGTgccaagggagagaagggagaaccaGGTGTGGAttgaactgttttctttgctcttaaaaatagttttgattatgtatggtgtgtgtgtgtgtgtgtgtgtgtgtgtgtgtgtgtgtgtgtgtgtgtccatgttcgTGCACTCCTTTGAGTGCAGGTTACTTTGGAGACTAAAGACATACAGtatcctcctggagctggagttacaggcagttgtgatctacacagcatggatgctgggaactgaactcaggtcctctgcagtagcattacatgctcttaaccactgagccatctctccagtccctttctgTGACTTTACATTCCAGAGGAAACTGATTAGAGATGCATGAAAAGTAAAGTCTTATTAGGCATACTGTACTTTCATCAGCAGCATACTGTAATTCCAAACACACAAAGCTCCAGTTCTCTGGCATTCTGGACTACCACACAGAGTGTGTGATGGTtgtcttgcctgtcctggaaagTGGACCTCATGTCAATCTGTCTCATGGAACACAGGACACTTACCTCACCACAGGAAATAAAGCACCAAGCCTTTGGAAAAAGAGCAAAAGCATAAATATTGACCCAAGTTTTGTTTGTCTTCCTACAGGTCAAGGGCTCAGAGGCTTGCAGGGCCCTCCTGGAAAGGTAGGACCAGAAGGATCCCCAGGGACTCCTGGGCCAAAGGGAGCAGTGGGGCCGAAAGGAGACCGTGGAGAGCGTGGGGGTAAGGAGATCATTTCAGAACATCTAGGATGACGACATTCAGGGTTCTGGAGGCTAGAATACCGGTGGGGTGTGGTGTTTCTTGATGCTGCAAGGGTAGATgtccagctctgcttcctgatcaaGTTCCCTTATCATTGGCTGGTTAATTACAGCCTCAGGGAGTTTCTATCAGTGACTAAGTATATATTTGCAGATCTTTCAGGAAATCCTATTTTCAGGCACTCTGTAAGGTATGGAAGTCCAGATTCTCTTTTTGCTCAGACTCCTACAGCTGGGTCTCTGACTTCAAGGAGAAAATACTGTATCTAAGTGTGGGTTTATTATGTCTGTTTTACTTAAAGTGCATTGACAGGCATGTGGACTGTATTTCACTTCTAAGAAACCAATCCAAAACTCAGTAGGTTAAACTACAGCCATTTACTTAAACAGAACCTCATGGGTCAGTCACAGGAGGTCTGATTTCAGTTGGGCTTGCACTTATGCCTGTGGTTTACTGATGGCCAATGGTCTCGCCCACACTCTGGCTTCCGTTTGGGTGTCAGCTGCTGTGATAAGCGCCAGTGAACCACAGCATTTTTATCACACCATAGGCTATCCAGGGCTTGGCCAGGTAGCGGTGAATATACAATTCCTAAGACAGTAGCTTCAAGGCTTTGTGGGGTTTGGAACACATCCACAGCGACTTTCGCCATGTTCATAAAGGACACAGTCCAGCCTAGAATCAAGGAGTGTGAGAAAAgactacatttcttttcttttcttttcttttcttttcttttcttttcttttcttttcttttcttttcttttcttttcttttcttctcttctcttctcttctcttctcttctcttctcttctcttctcttctcttctcttctcttctcttcccttctcttctctttgagacagggtttctctgtgcagttttggagcctgtcctggaactcgatctgtagaccaggctggcttcgaactcacagagatccacctgcctctgcctcccaagtgctgggtttaaaggcgtgcgccatcactgcctggcaagactgcatttctttttttttttattttataatttaatttaattttacatatcagccatggattcccttgtcctcccccttccccctcccctccccacagcccacaccccattcccatctcctccagggcaaagactcccctggggatggAGTTCATTTCTTAATGAGAGAAGCTGAGACCATGTTACAGCTACCGAGTCCACAGGAAGTAGCACATGCTCTTCCCGTTTGAATAATGAGGAACTCAGAGAGAATATTGCTGATTTCATGCATGACAAATTTCagtaaaaaccaaaacagaaccgGAATCAAGGTGGTGGTTTGGTAGGTAGAGTGCTTGGGTTTGATCTTTCAGCAGCCACATGAGAAAGATGGGTACAGCGGTGCTAGTCTATTATCctatcactgtggaggcagaggcgcCCACACTAACGCACGCCCATGGAcatgcatgcacgcgcgcacacgcacgcgcgcgcgcacacacacacacacacacaccaaccaccaAAACAGCAAACACTCCCACCTCCACCAACAAAACAACTGAAGggcaaccacaacaacaacaaaaatttctaTAGTGACAAAATCTCTCTAGTGGTTTCAATCAATAATAACTTCTTCAGAGATTTGTTTTAGCCATAATAGAACAGTTTGTTTGGAAAAGAGTCAAGTACTCATTTGTGGATTGTTATCAAGCAATGTAATCAGTGAGTACATTAGTGTGCTagtgaaatatatatgtacatgaaatACCTTTGTGTAGATGACTAGAATTTCATTTGATTAGTtgatcaatttatttatttttgagatagggtttcactctgcatccctggctggcctggaactcacttacaCACACCaggcagccttgaacttgtagagattcacttgcctctgcctgaaAGGCATTTGTCATCACTCCTGGTTCTGACTAGAATTTTTAGGATAAAAGCCTGGGCTTTGGCGGCTCCAAAACGCTAGGATTGGCCACATATTACCATAAACACAGGAGTATTTGAGAGAGTAGCAACTGAAGGGGTCCCTAGTTCTCAGTCTGTCTTCAGTTTAAATGTAGGAGCAAACAGACTAGGTGACAGAAAGGACACACAATTGAGCAGTCCTGCCCAAGGTGTGTTTTCATTGATGACTGTCCCCAGTTCTGGTTCAGAGAGGCAGTCTAAAGGAGTCCTTCTTGCCATTGTCACTTGAGGGGGCCAGTCTGATCCTCCAAGGGGATCATTTCTGCTCTGTAGTTTTGTCTTGCCCTCATGGGTATCTGCCTTATCTTGGGAGGTGGTCTGCCCTGTGAGAATTTGATCATCCTGGAATCTGATGAGGACATCCTTGCACTTGTAGGTTAAAAAGACAGTGTGTGACCCCCAACCTGCTGACGGtgcagaggtgaggaggaggtCCAAAGGAGAGAAGGCGGGGATGACAGGTGTGCTTTCTCCCTTTGTATGCCTTGTAGTTCTAAGCAAGCAGTCATGCCTTGCttagcaaaagtagctaccaagTGCCTGTTTGAGATAAAGCATCAGGAATAGATTGATGTTTTAGGCTGGGTAAAAACAGATCTTTTTCCTTTAATGTATATCAAtgttaaaaaataagcaaaccttatttagtttctttttttttaatctgaaaaagaTACCACACTCCCTAACATGCACAGTTTGCATCCTCATCCTAACAGTACTTTTCACTGTTTACTTTTCTAGAATGTGATACCAGCAAAATCGATGCAGAAATCGCAGCTCTACAAGCAGAGCTGAGAGGCATTAAGAGGTGTAAGtatccttcctctcttgttcagGCAACTTAAAGTTTGGGGGTGGCAGAAGGCAGAGAACATTCACTGCATGCATATGATTTTCTCGGACCTGAAAAAATCACTCATATTCCGATCTCCTGATATCCTCCTGACAATCATTCgggagaaacagaagcaaatgGGAATTAAATTACTTACTCAAACTCACGGAGCTCAGTGGTACAACCAGTTTATAAAGTGCAGTGAGTCTGACTCTGGGACCACAGTCCTGTAGGGCCAGATCTTTGCTCACCAAAAATGGGATGTGGGCCACTTTGTAATCCTGGGATCTAGACCAGGCAATGGAGCCAATCATGTTTCTCCAAGTTGTGGCCAGATATTCCCAGACACTTTTGTTTAATTGTAAGCTAGCAGTATGGTAGAATTCAGAATTCTAGATTACATGTGCTCCACAATGCAGATCGAAACATACAAAAGCTTTGTGTCAAATGGGGCCTGGGTTGGGAGGAGAAGactggaggggcgggaggagggaaaaaggggatctgtgattggtaggtaaaatgaatagaaatttttttttaattaaaaaaagactgtAAGGAAAATAAGATAATAGTTAAACTCAAATTTTAGCTAAACGAAGTGTGTTTTGATTTGTGTAAGCATTTCATAAGGGGTCTCATGAAGGAAGACATTCATTGTGGTATACGCCACCAGAGAAACTGCAGTATACACCATTCAATTTGAATTTTACACCATGAGTGGTCTAGAAGATAAGCTGGTGTCACCCACGTTTTTATATTTTAGGGGTGCTCTTCTCTACGAGTGAACGAGTTGGAAAGAAGTACTTTGTGAACACTGGCAGAAAAACGAGCTTTAATGAAGTGAAGGCTCTGTGCTCCCAGTTCCAGGCCTCTGTGGCCACTCCCAGGAACGCCGAGGAAAATTTGGCCATGCAGAAGGTGGCTAAAGAGATTGCCTACATAGGCTTGACAGACGAGAGGACTGAAAACCAGTTCTTGGACTTGAAAGGAAACAGACTGCAGTACACTAACTGGAATGATGGTGAACCCAACAACACGGGGGATGACGAAGACTGTGCGGTGCTCCTGTTAAATAGCAAATGGAATGATGTCCGCTGCTCGGACTCCTTTTTGGCAGTCTGTGAGTTCTTGGACTGAGGGTGTTTGTGTCTTAGTCCTCCTTGATGCCTTATTGTGCCCCATAAGTCCACAATTTGTTCTGAAATATAAACAaggtaaaaatataaacaattaagCATTAGTTGCCCAATTAAActatactgcttttttttttttttggaatagtATTTCCTTGtgaagatgtaaaaataaaatgagtttggCTTCTTCGTTTATGACAAACACGCGTGCTCTGCCgagttctcttttctctttgggtAGAAGGCTTCCAGGATGTGACATCACTCTAGCTAATTCCGTAGTTTCTCAGCCCAGTCTCAGTTATTAAAAAGGCCTACTTAGAGCTTTATTTCAGAGATTTACCTCCTTCCCAATGGGACATTAAACTAGGTACAGAATGTAAGTCTCAAGTGAACAGATtaatgaattctctctctctaacacacataATATCCATCCATcaatatatcatctatctatctatctatctatctatctatctatctatctatctatctatttatctatctatctattatctatctatctatctatctatctatctatctatctatctatcttcctacCTATCTACTTATCTAATAACATCTTGTAGGTAGAGGTATAGACACTTCCTTGACCCTAGAAACCCCTTAATTACTTCTCCTAGATACTGTTCCCAAAGGTAAGTGTGATTTTGATCTGCATCGTAACAGATTGATTTTATCTGTTTGtaaaattcatagagacagaatcATACTGTATGCACTGTTTCATGTCTTATGCTTACTTCATTCAGAATTAAGCATCTGATATTCATTCATATTGTCCCAGACAGCAGCAGTTTATTCCTCCCATTGCTGTACAGAACTCTCTTATATTAAAACATCATGATTTACCTTTTTATTCTTAATAGACACAGTTgacttgctttcatttttagtCATTAAGAAAAAACTCTTGGGCCTGGAAAGTTGGCTCCACTGTTAGGAGCAGGTATTGCTTGTGCTGAGGACCCAAGTTAAGGTCCCAGCACTGTTATCAGACAGTTCACAAAGTCCTGTACCTCTAgctacaggggatctgacaccctcttccaaaCACCATGGACACATGCATTCATGAGTGCatgccaacacatacacacatagttaaacataataaagataaGTCTCTGAAAAGAAGAAGCCTCATGACCCTTCTTTTGGTAGAAGTGTGCACTTACTTGGTGGTTGGTTGTCAGTGGTAGGAAAAGCAGGCATTTAGATTTAATTAAAGGGAGCCACACTCCCATCAACAATGTATGTCAGTTGTAGACGTTCTACATCTCAGGAACAGGTTGTACTTTGGTTCTTTGGATTTTGGCCATTCTTGTAGGTATAAAGTGATGTTGCCGTGTTTTTATCTTGTTTCCCCAGTGTGTTATAATGAT
The sequence above is drawn from the Peromyscus leucopus breed LL Stock chromosome 1, UCI_PerLeu_2.1, whole genome shotgun sequence genome and encodes:
- the Mbl2 gene encoding mannose-binding protein C — its product is MFLFPSFLLLGVVTASYAEPVTEGVQSSCPVIACSSPCLNGFPGKDGRDGAKGEKGEPGQGLRGLQGPPGKVGPEGSPGTPGPKGAVGPKGDRGERGECDTSKIDAEIAALQAELRGIKRWVLFSTSERVGKKYFVNTGRKTSFNEVKALCSQFQASVATPRNAEENLAMQKVAKEIAYIGLTDERTENQFLDLKGNRLQYTNWNDGEPNNTGDDEDCAVLLLNSKWNDVRCSDSFLAVCEFLD